GGATATGCGCTCGTGAAGTTGCCGACCGCATCGGACATCGACAGCGACTGGCTCGCTCAGGTCGGAAGGCTGGTGAGCGACAGTGGCGCCATCATCGCGGGGATCAGCAGCGCCGCTGCCGACAAGGTCATCAACTCCGCCGACGTCGGTGATTTCAATCTCATTGGCGAGTGCGACGATCTTCTCGCGCTGGTCGTGAACATGCGTGCCCATTTCGAACGCATCCAGGCGGGCGGCGACTGAATCGAACCACGGACACCCCGCCGACGGGGAGAGTGAACATTGCTGATCGTGCAGCGGGTCCGTGCCGATGGGTCGGGCCGCGCTGAATAGTTACGCCAATTTTAGAGGGAGAATACCGTTGTCAGATATCATCCAGGCCGACCAGCTGCGGCTCTTCATTGAGCGCATTGAGCGGCTCGAGGAAGAGAAGAAGGGCATCAGCGACGACATTCGCGACGTCTATTCGGAGAGCAAGGGTCAGGGCTACGATACGACGATTATGCGCGCCGTCGTTCGCTTGCGCCGCATGGAGAAGGGCGACCGCGACGAGATGGACGCGCTGCTCGAGACGTACCGCGACGCGCTAGGGTTGGCGTGATGGCAACTCAGCCTGAAGCCGGGAAAATGTTCCTGATTCCGCCGCCCAAGGACAAGTGCCAAGAATGCGCCACTGATCATCCAATCGAGCTGCCCCACAACGCGCAGAGCCTGTTCTATCAGGTTCACTACAAGATGAGCACGGGCGAGGAGCCTAGCTGGCTTACCGCAATGGCGCATTGCGATGACGATATGAAGGCTCTGTGGACGGCTGAGGCGCTCGCCATTCCCAAGGATCCCGCAAAGTGACGAAATATGCTGCCTCGACCGAGGTATCGTCCAGCCGCAGCCGCGACGAGATCGAGCGCACCCTGCAACGCTATGGCGCTGACCAGTTCATGTATGGCTGGCAGGAGGCGGATGCCGTCATCGGCTTCCGCATGGCAGACCGTCAGGTGCGTTTCATCGTGCCGCTCCCGGCGCGCGACGACAAGCAATTCACGACATACGAGTCCCGTGGGAAGCTGTGGAGGCGCGAGGATCACGTCGCGCTCAAGCACTACGAACAGGCAGTCCGCCAAAAGTGGCGCGCGCTGGCGCTGGTGATCAAAGCCAAGCTCGAGGCCGTCGAGGCGGGCATCAGCGAATTCGAGAGCGAGTTTCTCGCCAACATCGTGCTGCCCGGCACCAACGGCCAGACCGCTGGCGACTGGCTGCGCCCCCAAGTGGCGGAGGCCTACCGCATTGGCACGATGCCGACGCTGCTTCCTATGCTTCCTGCGCCGGAGAAGAAATCATGAGCGTTCGCTTCCCAGACCTGCCATCGTGTATGCGCGATCTACCGGTCGATCATCGCGGATTTCCGGTGCCGTGGTTTGTTGCCTGGGTAGATGGCGAGCCGCAATTCCCCGTCGCTGACGGTCGCAAGTTCGGCCTCGCGCAACGTCAGGACCGCTGCTGGGTCTGCGGCGGCAAGCTCGGTCGCATCAAAGCGTTTGTGATTGGCCCAATGTGCGCCGTGAACCGCGTTAGTTCGGAGCCGCCGTCGCACCTTGAATGTGCACGGTTCTCGGCGCGACGCTGCCCGTTCCTTTCCCAGCCGCGGATGAAGCGCGTCGGCGAGAAAAACTTGCCGCACGGAATTAATCAGCCTGCGGGCACGATGATCAAACGCAATCCGGGCGTTGCTCTTGTTTACCTGTCACTCGGTTATTCGTCGTTCGGCGATGGCCGAGGCGGTACGCTGTTCGATATCGGCAAGCCGCATGCAGTGGAATGGTATGCCGAGGGCCGCGAAGCAACGCGCGCGGAGGTTCTGGCCAGCATTGATAGCGGTATGCCATTATTGGCAAGCCAATGCGATCGTGACAGTGACCCCGCCGCGGCGCGCGCCCAGCTGGGCCGCATGCACGTTGCAGCACTTACGTTGGTGCCAGCTGACCAGGTGGCGGCATGACGGACCTGTCGATCCTTCAACACTCGCTCGGCGTCGATCAGTTCGGACAGGGCAACCAGTACCGCAATCGCTATTGCGCGGGCCCGGGCTGCGACGGCTGGGACAACCTGGTCGACATGGTCGAACGCGGGCTGATGACACGTCGCGACGACGGGCCATGGGGTGGTGACAGCATGTTCTACGTTACCGATGCAGGCAGGGCCTACGTCGCTGAACAAAGCCCCGCGCCCCCTAAGCTGACCCGCTCGCAGCAGCGGTACCGCCGATATCTCGATGCCGACAGCCACCACACGTTCCGTGAGTGGCTCGCGTCGCCCTTTGCCAATCTCAATTACGTCGCTTGATAGGAGCACGCACATGAACGCCGATAACGACCGCTTTATGCGGCTTCCCGAGGTCATGCGCGTAACGGGCATGTGCCGGTCCACGATCTACGCCAAGATGGCTGACGGCGCATTTCCCGCGCAGGTTAAGCTCTCGATCAACTGCGTCGCCTGGCGCGGGTCGGACATCTCTGGCTGGATGGAAAACCCGATGGCCTGGGCGCACGCGGCGTGAACGACATGCGACAAGGCGTCACCCAGATCCAGCACACCGTCCTCGACCTGTTGGAAAGTGTGCGAAACGATGGGCACGGACACGATACCCAGCTGTTTCTGGGCGAAAAACTGGCGAACCATGCCCGGGTCAATGTCGGTCTGCGCTTCAAGCGCGATCATGCGATTCAGGCGGCAGCGCGGCTGATCGACGTTGCTGAGCAGCTTGACGTCATGATTTCAGCAGGTGACGCGTGAATGACCTGGCTTTACGTCCCCTCAATATCATCAGCCTCTGCGCCGGCGTCGGCGGACTGGAATGCGGCATCCGAATTGCCGAACCCGGAGCGCGCGGAATCGCTTATGTGGAGAGGGAAGCCGCAGCAGCCGCAAGCTTGGTCGCGTCGATGGAAGCTGGGTGGTTTCATCCGGCTCCTGTCTGGTCTGACCTTGCCACTTTCGACGCTCGACCGTGGCGTGGCCGCGTTCATTGCGTCGCTTCCGGAGATCCCTGCCAGCCGAACAGCGTTGCCGGCAAGCGAGGCGGAGCCAGCGACGACCGCTTCCTCA
The DNA window shown above is from Sphingomonas paeninsulae and carries:
- a CDS encoding DUF2312 domain-containing protein; amino-acid sequence: MSDIIQADQLRLFIERIERLEEEKKGISDDIRDVYSESKGQGYDTTIMRAVVRLRRMEKGDRDEMDALLETYRDALGLA
- a CDS encoding helix-turn-helix transcriptional regulator — its product is MNADNDRFMRLPEVMRVTGMCRSTIYAKMADGAFPAQVKLSINCVAWRGSDISGWMENPMAWAHAA